One window from the genome of Bartonella sp. WD16.2 encodes:
- the prfB gene encoding peptide chain release factor 2 (programmed frameshift), with protein sequence MRVEIETLVDEIQQAIKLLRRHLDWEHSLKRLEYLNQKAKDPSLWNDTQQAQDIMRERQCLEDSINSIRLFTQILEESIELIAMGEEENDEEIITDAENTIRKLKSEIDKRQIDLLLSGEADSNDTYLEIHAGAGGTESQDWASMLLRMYVRWAEQHKMKVEILEIHDGEEAGIKSATILVKGHNAYGMLKTESGVHRLVRISPFDSNARRHTSFASVWVYSVVDDNIEINISESDIRIDTYRASGAGGQHVNTTDSAVRITHIKTGIVVQCQIERSQHKNRATAWSMLRARLYEEELKKREAENNAIEASKTEIGWGHQIRSYVLQPYQLVKDLRTGVENTDPQSVLNGNLDVFIEAALAQHVYKKDPIIEEKTK encoded by the exons GTGCGAGTAGAAATAGAAACATTAGTTGATGAAATACAGCAAGCTATTAAATTGCTAAGGAGGCATCTT GACTGGGAGCACTCATTAAAACGCCTTGAATATCTCAATCAAAAAGCTAAAGATCCGTCACTTTGGAATGATACACAACAAGCACAAGATATAATGCGTGAGCGTCAATGTCTTGAAGATTCAATAAATAGCATTCGATTATTTACGCAAATACTTGAAGAATCTATTGAATTAATTGCAATGGGTGAAGAAGAAAATGATGAAGAAATTATCACCGACGCAGAAAATACAATACGTAAACTTAAAAGTGAGATAGATAAACGACAAATTGATTTGCTTCTTTCAGGAGAAGCCGATTCAAATGATACTTATTTAGAGATTCATGCTGGGGCAGGGGGAACAGAAAGCCAAGATTGGGCTTCTATGCTTTTACGCATGTATGTTCGCTGGGCTGAACAGCATAAAATGAAAGTTGAAATATTAGAAATTCACGATGGAGAAGAAGCTGGTATAAAATCAGCTACGATTCTCGTAAAAGGGCATAATGCTTATGGTATGCTAAAAACAGAATCAGGTGTTCATCGCTTGGTACGCATTTCACCTTTTGATTCAAACGCAAGACGTCATACTTCTTTTGCAAGTGTTTGGGTTTACTCCGTTGTTGATGATAATATTGAAATTAATATTTCAGAGTCAGATATCCGTATTGATACATACCGTGCATCAGGAGCTGGAGGACAACATGTCAATACAACAGATTCTGCAGTCCGTATTACCCATATAAAAACGGGCATTGTTGTTCAATGCCAAATAGAGCGTTCTCAGCATAAAAATAGAGCAACAGCTTGGTCTATGCTACGCGCACGCCTTTATGAAGAAGAACTTAAAAAGCGCGAAGCAGAAAACAATGCTATTGAAGCTTCTAAAACAGAAATTGGATGGGGGCATCAAATTAGATCTTATGTTCTTCAACCCTATCAGCTTGTTAAAGATTTACGCACAGGTGTTGAAAATACTGATCCACAAAGTGTCCTTAATGGTAATTTGGATGTGTTTATAGAAGCAGCGCTTGCCCAACATGTTTACAAAAAAGACCCTATAATTGAAGAAAAGACTAAGTGA
- a CDS encoding N-acetylmuramoyl-L-alanine amidase family protein yields MIKRFPVRMLKAVYWNITWYFICFLSFFLIFQTYIQGADALKLINLRTIGDNTSTRIIAVFNAEPNFYLQISDSSSRLVINLPPVDFSTQNTSLNKQNILSSMLSDIHYNFSDTQTSYITLTSKTSFIIENSTVQKLENGLWQVLIDITQNVQKKSNEVLTKQQKTNQNIKKQSNPKHYFHVVLDPGHGGIDSGAQGITGILEKNITLAFARALQNELKKDSDINVTLTRDSDVFLRLSERVKKAQNFNADLFISIHADSINIPSLRGATVYTLSDKASDAIAKTLAEVENNADLLGGLLTEESHEVTDILIDLARRETHILSLNFADRVILNLSNNNINLIKNPHRYADFQVLKAPDVPSVLIEIGYLSNKEDEKLFNNSQWRNQIVVSLAHSIRQFSQYRKEIMQSP; encoded by the coding sequence ATGATTAAACGATTCCCCGTCAGAATGTTGAAAGCAGTCTATTGGAATATTACTTGGTATTTTATATGCTTTTTATCCTTTTTTTTGATATTTCAAACATATATTCAAGGTGCGGATGCGTTAAAACTTATTAATCTGCGAACAATTGGTGATAACACATCTACACGTATTATTGCAGTTTTTAATGCTGAACCAAATTTCTATTTACAAATTTCCGATAGTTCCTCACGTTTGGTTATCAATTTACCTCCAGTTGATTTTTCAACACAAAATACATCTCTAAATAAACAAAATATACTATCAAGCATGTTATCCGATATACATTATAATTTTTCCGATACACAAACCTCATATATTACTTTGACAAGCAAAACCTCTTTTATTATTGAAAATAGTACAGTGCAAAAATTAGAAAATGGTTTATGGCAGGTACTGATTGATATCACCCAAAATGTACAGAAAAAATCTAATGAAGTTTTGACAAAACAACAAAAAACCAACCAAAACATAAAAAAGCAGTCCAATCCAAAGCATTATTTTCATGTTGTGCTTGATCCTGGTCATGGTGGAATTGACAGTGGTGCACAAGGTATTACTGGAATTTTAGAAAAAAATATAACGTTAGCTTTTGCACGTGCATTGCAAAATGAATTAAAAAAAGACTCTGATATCAATGTGACTTTAACACGCGATTCTGATGTATTTCTAAGATTAAGCGAAAGAGTTAAAAAAGCACAAAATTTTAATGCCGATCTTTTCATATCTATTCACGCAGATAGTATTAATATTCCTTCTCTTCGCGGTGCTACAGTTTATACCTTATCTGATAAGGCATCTGATGCGATTGCAAAAACTCTAGCTGAAGTTGAAAATAACGCAGATCTCCTTGGTGGATTGCTCACAGAAGAATCGCATGAAGTTACAGATATTTTGATTGATCTCGCTAGACGTGAAACTCATATACTTTCACTTAATTTTGCTGATCGTGTTATTTTAAATTTGTCAAATAATAATATTAATCTGATCAAAAATCCTCATAGATACGCTGATTTTCAAGTTTTAAAAGCTCCAGATGTACCTTCTGTGTTGATAGAAATAGGATATTTATCTAATAAAGAAGACGAGAAATTATTTAATAATTCTCAATGGAGGAATCAAATAGTTGTTTCTCTTGCCCATTCTATTCGTCAATTTTCCCAGTATCGGAAAGAAATTATGCAGTCTCCTTAA
- a CDS encoding Rne/Rng family ribonuclease, with protein sequence MSNKMLIDASHPEETRVVVVHGNKIEELDFESEHKKQLKGNIYLARITRVEPSLQAAFVEYGGNRHGFLTFSEIHPDYYQIPIADRLALLEEEEKAAIDENQADDLVEEIKQNKKDSRKTKKSKNHNVLSVDSENNVISESMANDDGEEILDGNVFDDDIEMVGAEDALEELPTYQRKPVRQYKIQEVIKRRQILLVQVIKEERGNKGAALTTYLSLAGRYSVLMPNTARGGGISRKITNIQDRKRLKDIVKELAVPKGMGVILRTAGANRTKVEIKRDYEYLMRLWETVRTLTLKSTAPCLVYEEGNLIKRSIRDLYNKDINEILVSGDKGYREAKDFMRMLMPSHAKVVQPYRDPIPIFTRNNIEAQLDKMLQPQVALKSGGYLVINQTEALVAIDVNSGRSTKEHSVEKTALQTNLEAAEEIARQLRLRDLAGLIVIDFIDMLENRNIKLVEKKLKDCLKNDRARIQVGRISHFGLMEMSRQRIRVSVLESTMQPCPHCAGTGNVRSESSIALHVMRSIEKYLLSHSQYNIIVRTSAVIALYVLNHKRSILVDLETRFKLNISIEADDSVGAQHLVISRGTIAEKDHLSLLAIEDDNKEEAEDTILMESKLTYDESPVENNQRYRRKDHKSELHDSFSTLSHKDDIQNNEDSRRRGRRRGYRKGRRSQNNGFYQSRVPYAEPVGEFSKQALEEIKAAHRRYSIPTAEPVGFDEQNSDAKHHVNVQQNTVFKAKKNHNAHPRKAFQGPKMPENDKSVTTSTPVEEKNTTDSIHKSKTKKENKPTREIIEEISTGTKKSIRQTRKKVITKKTAQITEASEKETITKQAVEQISTEPVISSSVPEGESKTERIGWWKRRAFSKN encoded by the coding sequence ATGTCAAACAAAATGCTTATAGATGCCTCCCATCCGGAGGAAACGCGTGTTGTTGTTGTCCACGGCAACAAAATTGAAGAACTTGATTTTGAGTCAGAACATAAAAAACAGCTTAAGGGGAATATTTATCTCGCACGTATCACACGTGTTGAGCCATCACTTCAAGCAGCCTTTGTAGAATATGGTGGTAATCGCCATGGTTTTTTAACATTTTCAGAAATTCACCCTGATTATTATCAAATTCCTATTGCTGATCGTCTTGCTCTTCTTGAAGAAGAAGAGAAAGCTGCTATTGATGAAAATCAAGCAGATGATCTCGTTGAGGAAATAAAACAGAATAAAAAAGATTCAAGAAAAACAAAAAAAAGTAAGAACCATAACGTTCTTTCTGTAGATAGTGAAAACAATGTCATATCTGAATCAATGGCAAATGATGATGGAGAAGAAATACTTGATGGAAATGTTTTTGATGATGATATTGAAATGGTGGGTGCGGAAGATGCTCTTGAAGAACTCCCTACTTATCAGCGTAAACCGGTGCGCCAATATAAGATTCAAGAAGTTATTAAACGGCGTCAAATTTTATTAGTACAAGTGATCAAAGAAGAGCGTGGCAATAAAGGTGCAGCACTCACAACTTATTTATCATTGGCAGGTCGCTATTCAGTTTTAATGCCGAACACGGCACGGGGTGGTGGTATTTCCCGGAAAATTACCAATATACAAGATCGCAAACGTCTCAAAGACATTGTAAAAGAATTAGCAGTTCCAAAAGGTATGGGTGTTATTCTACGAACTGCTGGAGCTAATAGAACAAAAGTCGAAATTAAACGTGATTATGAATATCTCATGCGGTTATGGGAAACTGTTCGTACTTTAACACTCAAATCAACCGCGCCATGTCTAGTTTATGAGGAAGGTAATTTGATAAAGCGTTCCATTCGCGATCTTTATAATAAAGACATTAATGAAATTCTTGTGTCTGGTGATAAAGGATATCGTGAAGCTAAAGATTTTATGCGCATGTTGATGCCAAGTCATGCAAAAGTTGTTCAGCCTTATCGTGATCCTATACCCATTTTTACGCGTAACAATATCGAAGCTCAACTAGATAAAATGTTGCAACCACAGGTTGCTTTAAAATCTGGTGGTTATCTTGTTATTAATCAGACGGAAGCACTTGTCGCTATTGATGTAAACTCTGGTCGTTCTACCAAAGAACATTCTGTTGAAAAAACAGCGCTACAAACCAATCTTGAAGCTGCAGAAGAAATAGCTCGTCAATTACGTTTACGTGATTTAGCAGGCTTAATTGTGATTGATTTCATTGATATGCTTGAAAATCGTAACATTAAGCTTGTTGAAAAAAAGCTGAAAGATTGTTTAAAAAATGATCGTGCCCGTATTCAAGTTGGTCGTATCTCACATTTTGGCCTTATGGAAATGAGCCGTCAACGCATTCGTGTATCAGTTCTAGAAAGTACAATGCAGCCTTGTCCTCATTGTGCTGGAACTGGAAATGTACGTTCAGAATCATCAATTGCCTTGCATGTTATGCGCTCAATTGAAAAATATCTTCTTAGTCATTCGCAATATAATATCATTGTGCGGACATCTGCAGTGATAGCACTTTATGTACTCAACCATAAACGCAGTATTCTTGTTGATTTAGAAACGCGCTTTAAGCTTAATATTAGTATTGAAGCAGATGATAGCGTTGGAGCACAGCATTTAGTTATTTCCAGAGGAACAATAGCAGAAAAAGACCATTTATCTCTACTAGCTATTGAAGATGATAATAAAGAGGAAGCTGAAGATACAATCTTGATGGAAAGCAAATTAACTTATGATGAGTCTCCTGTTGAAAATAATCAACGGTATCGGCGTAAAGATCATAAAAGTGAATTACATGACAGCTTTTCTACACTCTCTCATAAAGATGATATTCAAAATAATGAGGATAGCCGCCGTCGTGGACGTCGTCGTGGGTACCGTAAGGGTCGACGTAGTCAAAATAACGGTTTTTATCAATCTCGTGTTCCTTATGCTGAACCAGTCGGAGAATTTTCCAAACAGGCTTTAGAAGAAATTAAAGCAGCGCATCGCCGATATTCTATTCCAACTGCTGAACCTGTAGGATTTGATGAACAAAACAGTGATGCAAAACATCATGTCAATGTACAACAAAATACTGTTTTTAAAGCTAAAAAGAATCATAATGCACATCCTCGAAAGGCATTTCAAGGCCCAAAAATGCCCGAAAATGATAAAAGTGTGACAACATCAACACCTGTTGAAGAAAAAAACACTACCGACTCTATTCATAAATCTAAAACAAAAAAAGAGAATAAACCAACTCGTGAGATAATTGAAGAAATCTCGACAGGTACAAAAAAATCAATACGTCAAACAAGAAAAAAAGTTATTACGAAAAAAACAGCTCAAATAACTGAAGCATCAGAAAAAGAAACTATAACAAAACAAGCTGTTGAACAAATTTCTACCGAACCTGTTATTTCATCATCAGTACCTGAGGGAGAGAGTAAAACTGAACGCATTGGATGGTGGAAGCGCAGAGCTTTCTCAAAGAACTAA
- a CDS encoding peroxiredoxin: protein MTRPTKGDIAPDFDLPRDGGGQLRLSDLRGKPVVLYFYPKDDTSGCTSEAIDFTRLKIEFDKIGVIIIGISPDNVSKHDKFKAKHELDIILISDEEKVTLEAYGVWVEKSMYGRKYMGVERSTFLIDATGKIAKEWRKVNVSGHAESVLIAARALCNNDCEFS, encoded by the coding sequence ATGACAAGACCAACGAAAGGTGATATCGCCCCTGATTTTGATTTGCCACGTGATGGCGGAGGGCAATTACGTCTTTCTGATCTTCGAGGAAAGCCAGTTGTTTTATATTTTTATCCAAAAGATGATACGAGCGGATGCACAAGTGAAGCAATTGATTTTACACGATTAAAAATAGAGTTTGATAAAATAGGAGTTATCATTATTGGTATATCTCCAGATAATGTTAGCAAACATGATAAATTTAAAGCAAAACATGAGCTTGATATCATCCTTATTTCAGATGAGGAAAAAGTTACACTTGAAGCTTATGGTGTCTGGGTTGAAAAGAGTATGTATGGGCGTAAATATATGGGGGTCGAACGGAGCACTTTTCTCATTGATGCAACAGGAAAAATAGCAAAGGAGTGGCGCAAAGTTAATGTATCTGGACATGCCGAAAGTGTTTTAATTGCTGCGCGTGCATTGTGTAATAATGATTGCGAATTCAGCTAA
- a CDS encoding penicillin-binding protein 1A: MMMFLRYLLNFFIILGFYEIMLCAAVTSSQADELPDYEVLSLYEPPVMTRVHAADGRLMAEFATKHRLYLPIESIPNLLKEAFISAEDKNFYNHFGLDPEGLSRALINNIINIGSGRRPEGASTITQQVAKNFLLNSEATLERKLKEAILAIRIEKTYSKDHILELYLNEIYLGRGTYGVAAASLIYFNKSIHELTLEECAYLAALPKAPGNYDPFKNTQRAIERRNWVIDRMVANRYVTPDQGKQAKEKPLGVKIRGSDSYVFAAEYFTEEVRRHLMHHYGATALYEGGLSVRTTLDPYLQLIARRALQDGLIKFDHSRGWRGAYRHIEITDDWGIALADITGLSDVPEWNLAVVLSSSTDKVEIGLQPQRENSGLLSKERVIATLSIEQSKWALNVIGENNRRTTAQNLSDVLHVGDVIFVEKLSNTDNVYRLQQIPKIEGAIVAMEPHTGRVLAMVGGFSFAESEFNRATQAYRQSGSAFKPFVYAAALDNGYTPASVVLDGPVEILQGNGQVWQPKNYGGTFAGPSTLRYGIEHSRNLMTVRLAHHMGMPLVAEYAERFGVTNKLQPYLSMALGADETTVLRMVTAYSVIANGGHSIKPSFIDRIQDRYGRTVYHHDDRLCENCNVQSWNNQSEPTLIDEREQVLDPMTAYQITSMMEGVIQRGTAARLRYLNRHIAGKTGTTNESKDAWFIGFTPDLVVGVFIGYDQPASLGRTGTGSSLGAPIFGEFMQAALKDKPNVPFKIPKGMILIKINRKTGMLAKDDDNDVILEAFKPGTGPADVYQVIGETNSFQEGIPTVTTSPQVNKALKKGSGGLY; this comes from the coding sequence ATGATGATGTTTTTAAGATATCTGCTTAATTTCTTCATAATTCTTGGATTTTATGAAATTATGCTATGCGCAGCAGTAACGAGTAGTCAAGCTGATGAGCTTCCTGATTATGAGGTCCTCTCATTGTATGAACCACCTGTGATGACGCGCGTTCATGCAGCCGATGGCCGTCTTATGGCAGAATTTGCGACAAAACATCGCCTTTATTTACCAATCGAATCAATTCCAAATCTTCTTAAAGAAGCTTTTATTTCAGCTGAAGATAAAAATTTTTATAATCATTTTGGTTTAGATCCTGAAGGTCTTTCTAGAGCTTTAATTAACAATATTATTAATATCGGTTCTGGGCGACGTCCAGAAGGAGCATCAACCATTACACAACAAGTGGCTAAAAACTTTCTTTTAAATTCAGAAGCAACGCTTGAACGTAAGTTAAAAGAAGCTATTCTTGCCATACGTATTGAGAAAACTTACTCTAAAGATCATATTCTTGAACTTTATCTTAATGAAATTTATCTGGGGCGTGGTACTTATGGTGTCGCAGCAGCTTCACTGATTTATTTTAATAAATCCATTCATGAACTTACTTTAGAAGAATGCGCTTACCTGGCAGCTCTTCCTAAGGCACCAGGAAATTATGATCCATTTAAAAATACACAACGCGCTATTGAACGACGTAATTGGGTTATAGATCGGATGGTGGCTAATAGATATGTAACACCAGATCAAGGTAAACAAGCTAAAGAAAAGCCTTTGGGAGTAAAAATACGTGGGAGCGATAGTTATGTTTTTGCTGCTGAGTATTTTACTGAAGAAGTACGTCGTCACTTAATGCATCACTACGGAGCCACAGCACTTTATGAAGGTGGCCTTTCAGTTCGTACAACACTTGATCCGTATTTACAACTTATTGCGCGGCGTGCTTTGCAAGATGGTTTAATTAAATTTGACCATTCGCGAGGATGGCGTGGAGCTTATAGACATATCGAGATTACAGATGATTGGGGTATAGCACTTGCAGATATCACTGGACTAAGCGATGTTCCTGAATGGAATTTGGCAGTTGTTCTGTCTTCTAGCACTGATAAAGTAGAGATAGGTTTGCAGCCACAGCGTGAAAATTCAGGTTTATTATCAAAAGAACGAGTAATTGCTACATTATCTATAGAGCAATCAAAATGGGCATTGAATGTTATTGGTGAAAATAACCGTCGAACAACTGCTCAAAATTTATCAGATGTCCTACATGTTGGAGATGTCATTTTTGTTGAAAAATTATCAAATACAGACAATGTCTATCGTTTGCAACAAATACCAAAGATTGAGGGAGCGATTGTCGCTATGGAACCTCATACAGGACGCGTTCTTGCAATGGTTGGTGGTTTTTCCTTTGCTGAATCTGAATTTAACCGTGCAACACAAGCTTATCGCCAGTCTGGTTCTGCATTTAAGCCTTTTGTTTACGCAGCAGCACTGGATAATGGATATACGCCAGCATCCGTAGTCTTGGATGGTCCTGTTGAAATTCTTCAAGGTAATGGTCAAGTTTGGCAACCAAAAAACTATGGTGGCACTTTTGCAGGACCTTCAACATTGCGTTATGGCATTGAACATTCTCGTAACCTTATGACCGTACGGCTTGCTCATCATATGGGAATGCCGTTGGTTGCCGAATACGCAGAACGTTTTGGAGTTACAAACAAATTACAGCCTTATCTTTCCATGGCTTTAGGAGCTGATGAAACAACAGTTTTAAGGATGGTAACAGCTTATTCAGTTATTGCAAATGGAGGGCATTCAATTAAACCTTCTTTTATAGATCGAATTCAAGATCGTTATGGAAGAACTGTTTACCATCATGATGATCGTCTTTGTGAAAATTGTAATGTTCAGTCATGGAATAATCAAAGCGAACCAACATTAATTGATGAACGAGAGCAAGTTCTTGATCCTATGACAGCTTATCAGATTACATCAATGATGGAAGGAGTTATTCAGCGTGGAACCGCTGCACGTTTGCGTTATCTTAACCGGCATATTGCTGGTAAAACAGGTACGACTAATGAATCGAAAGATGCTTGGTTTATAGGATTTACGCCTGATCTTGTGGTTGGTGTTTTTATTGGCTATGATCAACCGGCTTCATTAGGACGCACTGGAACAGGAAGTTCATTGGGAGCGCCTATTTTTGGAGAGTTTATGCAAGCCGCTTTGAAAGACAAGCCAAATGTACCATTTAAGATACCAAAGGGTATGATTTTAATAAAAATTAACCGTAAAACCGGTATGCTCGCTAAAGATGATGATAATGATGTTATTTTAGAAGCATTCAAACCAGGAACTGGTCCTGCTGATGTGTATCAGGTTATTGGTGAAACTAATTCTTTCCAAGAAGGTATTCCCACGGTAACTACTTCTCCACAAGTTAATAAAGCCCTTAAAAAAGGTTCTGGTGGATTATATTAA
- the tyrS gene encoding tyrosine--tRNA ligase, translated as MFAFKSEFLHIMSERGFIHQISDEKGLDELFSKEIVTAYIGFDPTALSLHAGSLLQIMMLHWLQKTGHRPIILMGGGTGVIGDPSFKDEARRLLTQDDIAKNIVGIEKVFANYLIFGNGATDARIVNNAEWLCDLKYLEFLRDIGKHFSVNRMLSFDSVKLRLERENFLSFLEFNYMILQAYDFVELNKRYGLRVQMGGSDQWGNIINGIELGHRLGAPQLYALTSPLLTTSSGAKMGKSLNGAIWLNSDMLSPYQFWQYWRNTEDADVIRFLKLYTTLPMNEIARLSTLQGTEVNEAKKILATEITAMLHGQVLANAAAETARKTFEEKTLADNLPTIEVNATELKIGTGLLSLLVQAGLAKSNSEARRHVQGGGVRVNDKIVEDETRLIVEDDVSAIGVIKLSFGKKKHVLVKPYKLSLDS; from the coding sequence ATGTTTGCCTTTAAATCTGAGTTTTTACATATTATGAGCGAACGTGGTTTTATCCATCAAATTTCAGATGAAAAAGGCCTAGATGAGCTTTTTTCAAAAGAGATTGTAACTGCTTATATTGGATTTGATCCCACTGCTTTAAGTCTTCATGCTGGAAGTCTTCTTCAAATTATGATGCTCCATTGGCTACAAAAGACAGGTCATCGCCCTATTATTTTAATGGGGGGTGGAACAGGTGTAATCGGTGATCCCTCTTTTAAAGATGAAGCGCGGCGTCTTTTGACACAAGATGATATTGCTAAAAACATCGTTGGCATTGAAAAAGTTTTTGCTAATTATTTAATATTTGGTAATGGAGCAACTGATGCACGCATTGTCAATAATGCTGAATGGTTATGCGATTTAAAATATCTAGAATTTTTGCGCGATATAGGAAAACATTTTTCAGTCAATCGTATGTTATCATTTGATTCTGTTAAACTCAGACTTGAACGTGAGAATTTTTTGTCATTCCTTGAATTTAACTATATGATTTTGCAGGCTTATGATTTTGTTGAACTTAATAAGCGCTATGGATTACGTGTGCAAATGGGTGGTTCAGATCAATGGGGTAATATCATCAACGGCATTGAATTGGGACATCGCTTGGGAGCGCCGCAGTTATATGCATTAACCTCACCACTGCTTACAACTTCCTCTGGTGCAAAGATGGGCAAATCATTGAATGGTGCAATATGGCTTAATTCAGATATGCTTTCACCTTATCAATTTTGGCAATATTGGCGTAACACGGAAGATGCTGATGTTATACGGTTTTTAAAACTGTATACGACGTTACCAATGAATGAGATTGCCAGACTTTCCACGTTGCAAGGCACTGAAGTTAATGAAGCAAAGAAGATTCTTGCAACAGAAATTACAGCCATGTTACATGGGCAGGTTCTTGCTAATGCAGCTGCAGAAACTGCACGTAAAACTTTTGAAGAAAAAACACTTGCAGATAATCTCCCAACTATTGAAGTCAATGCTACAGAATTAAAAATAGGTACTGGATTGCTTTCTCTTTTAGTACAAGCAGGATTAGCTAAATCTAATAGTGAGGCACGACGACATGTTCAAGGTGGTGGTGTACGTGTGAATGATAAAATTGTTGAAGATGAAACGCGCCTTATTGTGGAAGATGATGTCAGTGCGATAGGAGTAATCAAGCTTTCCTTTGGTAAAAAAAAGCACGTCTTGGTTAAGCCGTATAAACTATCTCTGGATTCTTAA
- a CDS encoding alpha/beta hydrolase produces MPEIIFNGPAGRLEGRYQPSQQKSAPIAIILHPHPQFGGTMNNKIVYDLFYMFQQRGFITLRFNFRGIGRSQGEFDYGTGELSDAAAALDWVQTQHPDSKNCWVAGYSFGAWIGMQLLMRRPEIESFISVAPQPNIYDFSFLAPCPSSGLIIHGDIDKVAPPKDVQALVDKLKTQKSITITQETLEGANHFFSGCHKELIERCSQYLDNHLAGELSGCPREILALS; encoded by the coding sequence ATGCCAGAAATCATTTTTAACGGTCCTGCAGGCCGTCTTGAAGGGCGTTATCAGCCTTCACAACAAAAAAGTGCACCAATTGCAATTATTCTGCATCCTCATCCTCAGTTTGGTGGAACAATGAATAATAAAATCGTTTATGATTTATTTTATATGTTTCAACAGCGTGGATTTATTACTTTACGTTTCAATTTTCGTGGTATTGGGCGAAGTCAAGGTGAATTTGATTATGGAACGGGAGAGCTTTCAGATGCTGCTGCTGCACTTGATTGGGTGCAAACACAACATCCTGATTCTAAAAATTGTTGGGTAGCAGGATATTCGTTTGGTGCGTGGATTGGTATGCAACTTTTAATGCGTCGACCAGAAATTGAGAGCTTTATATCTGTTGCTCCTCAACCTAATATTTATGATTTTTCATTTCTTGCTCCTTGCCCTTCTTCTGGCCTTATAATTCATGGGGACATCGATAAGGTTGCTCCCCCAAAAGATGTTCAAGCTCTTGTAGATAAATTAAAGACGCAAAAAAGCATTACTATTACACAAGAAACACTAGAAGGTGCTAACCACTTTTTTAGTGGATGCCACAAAGAACTTATTGAACGATGTTCACAATATTTAGACAATCATCTTGCAGGCGAATTATCAGGTTGTCCACGTGAAATATTGGCACTTTCTTGA